The window TTTATCCATTGCTCTGAATAAGTTTTGTGTTTTCCAGGTTCGGTACTGTCCGGGCTGGGGAGCAGGCTGCCAAATTTCCTTTCTCTCCGTCTAACTCCTTATACAAACCCCAAAGGGCCCTTTCAccaaatcattaaattctacagaGGTGGTCAAGCTCGCACTGCTTTTCATGAAACGGAGAAAGAAAAGGGTCCTTGAAGTTTAGAAGATGCCCAAGGAAAACTCCTTGAATGACATCAAAAGAATGAGTTTCCATAGCTGTTGAAGCACGAGGGCCGTGTATCCGCACAAAGGGGGACCGGGGCACCGGGACGGGCCCAACGCTCTGTCCCAGGACAATTGGGTCACTGAAATAGGGAATTAATTACCATTGGAGAGTGGGCAGCCCATTCACCACTGGCTGAGTTTTATTAAACGCcaatataaataacaaaacaactCTTGTGGCTGCACTATTCCTACACGCCAAAGGAAGGATTATGCTGGGGATTAACATCTTAAAGTCTATGAGACTTTCTGACTCAAGGCTCGGAGCTGGTAATCGTGTTTGTCTCCTGGTTCAGCGATTAGTGCTCTCTTTCTTGCACTTTCCCCTGGATAGCCAATGTCCCTTTTTGCAGGCAcagaggggttggggtgggggagcctcCTTTCACTACTGGGCCCCCGGGGGCCCCCATTCACGAGCCGGCTGTTCTTTTTCCCCTTACCTGAGGAAAACAATCAGAAAGCTGGCGGGGATTGGCAAAGTCTTCCAACAGcgatttctttccttcctgggaaAGAAGAGAGGCACTTGGGTCGCGTCGGGGGCCAAGAGGAGCCTGCAAGGCGCTGCCTCTCCAGAGCGGGAGGGGAGCTGGTAGGCTCGGGGCCTCCCAGCACTTGCTGGGCAGATCTCGCCGCCAGCAAGCCGGCCTTGGGCGTCCAGGTCGGTTTCCTGAGTATTTGGTTTGAGACACCGAAGCCCTTCGCGCGGGCTTGGGGCAAGGGTGTCGGGAAGGGGGCTCCGGGGCCGGGGGATGGCCTTCCCTGCCTCGCGTCTCGTCGGGCAAGGGCTGGTGCGGTGAAGCTCGCGCCTCCCGGGACAGACAggatgcggggggcggggggggggggcgagcagGGGAGACTGAGATTTCCGTGCAGGGGTTCGAGACGAAGCTGGGGCGTGAGTTTACACGGCTATTTCCTCTGGGTTTCCTTGGCTCCCCGGAAGGGGACCACCGAAAGATCCGAGCTCACACTGGCTCCCAGCACTTGTCATCACACACAAGGAACCCTGGCGGGGCGACGAGTCCCCGGGGGGCAAGCTAATCCCTCCCAGCCCGGCTGCCCCGGCTCCTCTGCAGGCTGCAtttgtccccccccccgccccccccccccagcactcCCAGTGCTCGCGATTGGCTAACGTGtcctcgcttttttttttttttccgcctgAGAGCTCACTCGGAGGATCAGGACTTGGggtgcaaccccccccccccccccggcaggcACGTCACTCTGTCCTTTTAGCAGAGCGTCGACGCACCCTCTTCTTGCAAGCAGGGTGGTTTCCTGGGAATTGGGGGGATAGGCTCGCGGCGCAGGCGAACTTTCCCTGCCGCGCACTCTGGGAAAAGCACcctccctcgcccccccccccccattcaccTGCCGCAGCGGGAGCTTGGGGAGGAGACCGTTTGTCCTCTTTAGGCCACTTGTGAGGTCGAAGTGTGGATGGGATGTAGCCTATGGCCCCACAGCAACACCTACCCTAAACTTTAGGGCTTTTGGGTCGCCTCAAAGTTCAAGCTTCTTAGAAGCAACAAAGACTTTCTAAAGATCTCCACCCTCCCCTTACTTCACTCTTCTCTGGCTGCACGCATTCGACCCCCTTTCTTTCGAAGGCTTAGGGATGAGTTTAAATCATTGTGCTCCCATTTCTTGATAACTGCCTGCTTTGAGCTTTTGTTCTCTTAAAGTAGGATTGCACACTGAAAGAGGGGCTGAAGATGAACAGTTTGACCCTTTAGGACAGTTCACGCAGTGGACAGGAGCGGCCCTCGGTCACCATCCTCCCTGATGCTATTCAcgcgctcccctcccccttcGCATAACATTTCAGCCTCGTTTCATCTGGACAATCTTTTAGACCACACAAGTGCCTCTTGAATTTATTTAAGTTAAAAGAGTGCTAGAAGAGTCCAGCTAAGGATATTTGGGGCTGGTCACGTCTTCGCAAAGCAGAGTAAAGAAAtcgaaatttctttctttcagcaaAACTGGGCAAAATGCTGAACAAATAGAATCCTGCGACTGGGTGTGAATAGTTGGCTTCTGAATTTCACTAGCGTTGTTAAACGGTTCTTGaggtggtttcttttcttttttaaaataatattcttcatAGTGGGAAATAGTTCCAGAAGTGTTCTATTACTGAGTGACGCTTCTCTTGAAAGCTACAATATAAACATACAACCAAAATTCTTAGAATTCCAAGATGATCTAGGGGTGATTTGTTAAAACTCTTGTACTTGACACAGTAATCTAGCATACACTACCGCATACACCCAAAGAAGCCCTTATTTCAAAGACAAAATTCTGTAAAGTCCATGATACCTTTATATTTACATGGATTAGAGGTTTATTGATGTCAATGTTTGAAAATATACAGAACTTTAACTTTCTTgtcataatttttccttttgaaagaaaCTTCTGGAATCAAAAGTGTGCAATTTACCCTAATAATATTATACTTTTACTAAATATCTGTAGAGGGCACACCTCAATATGCATTATTAACTTCTTACAGACAGTATAAAAAGTTTGGATTTTGACAAGAGAAAGCATGTACCCTTTCCGTGcatcataaaaacataaaatcctgGAGGAACATAAAAACTGGGGAGTCAGACACCCAAATGCTGTTAACAATCAACTAAAGAAATCCATTGTGTGTTTCACTAGCACAAGCATTAGAGCCAGCttgatctctgcctctgtttaGAGTCATACAGAACTGGTCAGGCTTTCCTTTAAGCCTCTTCTTAACTGGTTTCTGATTCTGTTCCCCTCCCCCGCAATATATTTTATCATCAGATCAAACCATTACTTCTAGccaaactaaaaatttaaaacaacctGTCCAAAGAGGTACCTTTCTACTGATACTAAAATAAACCTTTCTTTGCTTTGTTAGCCTATTAGCTTGTCTTTCTTTGCAGGCAACTCCAGCACGAGATGTAGCTACCTACAGACTGACATCACAGGTTCCTCCCATCCTCCCAGGATTGGTTTTTAGCAGTTTTTGATCATTTCCTCAGAACTCAGCTTTCTCATCTCCTGCTGCATTCAAATTAACCCCCAAATCCTACATCTACTCAATGTTCCTGTGTTCTTTCGATCTGAACCTTGCTAGCCAAGACTTTGAAGGCTTTCCTGTAGGGAGACTGTGAAGaatatttgcttgtttgtttgctatCAGTGATCATCACCTGGAAAATAATGCTAAGGTGTACATGCAACCGCGGTAAGTGCTTCTGGTAACTTTTACTACGGACACGTCTTCCGCTTGATGCAACTCTTATGAGGTTCTGATTCTGCAGGTTCATGATAGAGAACCAGAGACCCAAAGAAgtgtgagagagacagatgcTGTATTTTGGAGACTGAAAGTGTCTCTCccttctttataaatttttgcaCTCCTCAAAATGAAGCCCTGAAAAGATGGAGGAGGCCACCTGGGGAAACAAAGCTTCTAAATGTAGGGAACTTGTTTTTCAAAAGGGAGAATAGGCAAAACACAAATATCAGCAAGCAAAATGAAAATCGTAGCAGTTTTACAATCATTTCAAGACCGAAGGAGGTCTGGAGCCTGGAGAGCCGAAGTGGGCGAAAGTCTCCTTTGTGGGattctagttttcattttctttactttatgCCTTCCAACCCTGCTCATTACTCCCTgcagaaaatattaaacaaatgaaaaacatgcCCAAACACTAACAACCATTTTCATCATGCCCTTCTCCGAAATTTCCAATTCCTACAAACGGAGTGAGACAGACCTGCAGACAATTATCTTTTCCTCTTGACACTTTTCAACTCCCAACATTCCAAATGCGCCTTGCTTAGACTTAATttgcacggggggggggggggggggtctcaagGGCGTCCTGTCCCAAGTACCGGAGTCCAGATGCATCGGCGCTATTCTTGCACAGCCCAGCACACACTTCGGGGGCCTCTGCTTCGGTCTCTCCGACAGCCGCGTCGACAAGAGGATGGGCATGAgcgtggggaggaggggacaagGGGGGGGGCGCTGGCGAGCAATTCAGGACAAGTTTCCTCCTCAAAGTCCAGTAAGCCTCAGCCCTAATTTCGCGTTGAAAAGCCAGGAGTCCCGGGAGGACGGGTCCTTGTCCCTACAACGCCCCCCAGCGCGGAGCAGGGGTCACGGAAGTGTCAGCGCAGCCCGGGCGCGCGCTGGGCCGCAGGTCGGCCGCCCCTCCCACTCCGCTCGCTGCCCGCGCCGCCGGAAGCCACCTTGCGGTCTGGCCCTGCGGTACAGTGGGGCGAACCCAGAAACCGAACAGAACAGGGCGAAACCCGTGTGTGCTCCGGAGGCTCCGTCTGTCACAGGCTAAATGAGGAGAGCTCCTCTGGCTCTACCCCGGGGCCTTCTGCTCACGTCCTCCCAGCGCGTCAGCGCTGCCCCACCCGATCCGTCCCGGAGGCGCCGCGGTGCACCCGCCAACGTGCTctgccgcccccgccgcccgccagcCTCTCGGGAACCTAAGCCGCTTGCCCACCGGGTGCCCCATTCCGCCCTCACCCAGACGAATGCGCTTTAAAATCATTTACTGTTTGAGACAGCTCCTACGAGGCTCTGCCAGGGGACGCCCGGCAGCACCAGAGGGTGGCTTCGCGCCCCCCCAGCCCGCCCCGGCGTTCTGACCCCCATTAACTAATTCCCCGGATCCCCCGGTCCGCAGCGGAGAGGCCGGGCGGCGCCGGGGAGGGCGCGAGCGCGcgcgccggggccgggggctgggctGCGGCCGCCGcgacgggggcgggggcggtagCCTCGGTCTCCCCCacggcccccggcgccccggccccTAATGAGCGGCTGAAAGGGAGCGGGCTCCGGTGCGCGTGGCTCGCAGGCCTCCCGGAGTCCGGGGCGCCCTGATTGGCCAGCTGCGCCTCGCGACCTCCATTCATTAATAAATTAGCGGCACGCTCCAGCCGAGCGCGAGCCACCAATCACAATGGGCAGCGGCGGCGACAACAGCCGCAGCTTGAGCTGAAGCCGCTACCGCGGCTTCAGGCGCTGCGGCCGCAGCCCCGAGCTCCGACAGGAGCTTTAGAACCATTTTATGCTGATTAgataaaggggggaaaagaggCGGGGGcggtgggaggaggaggatggatggcaggcccggggagggcgggagggggaagtgggtgaagaaagagaaagaaatgaatgatgaTAATGCAATGAAAAGAATAAACCGGGGGAGGGAAAAGCGGGGGAGGGGGTCGGCGCGGGGGGGAGAGGAGGCGGCGGccggggtgggggaaggtgggggccCCGAGGGCAGATCTGATTGTTTTCCTGGTGGTATATAAGGGGTTTTAAGGAGAGTCGTGTGCCAGACACGCAGCCACTGAACCACAAGCAGCTTCGCTTTAACTGGAGTGCCCGGGAGGCGCGTGCCAGGAGCCGCACGGCCGAGGACTGACTGACAGACAGACACGCACCACCACCACAACACACGAGACCCGGGCGGATCGCCGCGGCCGCCGGGGCGCTTGGCAACCTGGTCCGCGGGTCTGGTCCCCCGCGGAGCCGCGCCAGCCCCGCCGGCCTCAGGGCAGAGGACGCAGCGCTGCGCTCCGCCCGCGGCGCGGAGAGGCGCGGCACACGCCGAAGGGCGAGCGACGTGAGTATCCGCCGCGTGGCTCCCAGCTCGGCGGGCTGTTGCCGGCGCCCTGCTCCACCTCGCCCGAACACCCTGGGCTCGAGCAGGTCTCCGGCCCGGGGCCGCAGCCGTGAAGCCGGCCCGCCGGGCGCGGGGCCCCGGGCGAGCACTCCTCGGCCTCGGCGCCCTCCCGACCCTCCTCGCGGGCGCGCGCCCGAGTGCTTCCGCGGGCGCCGAGGCTGTGCCCCCGCCTCCGTGTTCACGTCCCTCccgttctttctctctccccgcTCTCCTCGGTAGGATGTTTGTCAAATCCGAGACCTTGGAGTTGAAGGAGGAAGAGGAcgtgctggtgctgctgggctCGGCCTCCCCCGCCTCCGCGGCCCTCACCCCGCTGTCGTCCAGCGCCgacgaggaggaagaggaggagctgggCGCGTCGGGCGGGGCGCGCCGGCCGCGTGCGGcggaggccgggccggggccgctgGGCGGCTCGTCGCCGGGGGCCGAGGGCTGCCGGCCGGCGCGGCTGCTGGGGCTGGTGCACGAGTGCAAGCGGCGCCCCTCCAGGGCGCGGGCTGTTTCCCGCGGCGCCAAGACGGCCGAGACGGTGCAGCGCATCAAGAAGACCCGCAGACTGAAGGCCAACAACCGCGAGCGCAACCGCATGCACAACCTCAATGCGGCGCTGGACGCGCTGCGCGAGGTGCTCCCCACGTTCCCCGAGGACGCCAAGCTCACCAAGATCGAGACCCTGCGCTTCGCCCACAACTATATCTGGGCGCTCACCGAGACCCTGCGCCTGGCGGA is drawn from Vulpes vulpes isolate BD-2025 chromosome 4, VulVul3, whole genome shotgun sequence and contains these coding sequences:
- the NEUROG2 gene encoding neurogenin-2, whose product is MFVKSETLELKEEEDVLVLLGSASPASAALTPLSSSADEEEEEELGASGGARRPRAAEAGPGPLGGSSPGAEGCRPARLLGLVHECKRRPSRARAVSRGAKTAETVQRIKKTRRLKANNRERNRMHNLNAALDALREVLPTFPEDAKLTKIETLRFAHNYIWALTETLRLADHCGGGGGGLPGALFPETVLLSPGGASATLSSSGDSPSPASTWSCSNSPAPSSSASSNSTSPYSCTLSPASPAGSDMDYWQPPPPDKHRYAPHLPMVRDCI